ATCCGCAGCGAGAGCTGGGCTCCGCGCCGCTGCGGGTCACGCGGGGTGAGCAGCGTCATCGGCCGGGTCGCGACGACCTCGTCGAGCACCCGCTCGGCGTACGCGGTCAGCCGGACGCTCCGTTCGCGGAGCGCGGTCATTCCGATCTTGTCGAAGAGTTCCAGGGAGGTGCGCACCGGCCCCATCGCGAGGATCGGCGGGTTGGAGACCTGCCAGGCGTCAGCGGTGGCCGGTGGCCGGATCTGCGGGGTCATCTCGAACCGGGTCGCCGGTTCGTTGCCCCACCAGCCCTCGAACCGGGGCAGCCCGTGGTCGCCGAGGTGCCGCTCATGTACGAACGCGGCGCCGATCGCACCCGGCCCGGCGTTGAGGTACTTGTACGTGCACCAGGCGGCGAAGTCCACGTCCCAGTCGTGCAGTCGCAGCGGTACGTTGCCGGCCGCGTGGGCGAGGTCCCAGCCGACCACCGCACCGGCTGCCCGGCCGGCCCGGGTGATCGCGGGAATGTCCATCAGCTCGCCGGTGAGGTAGTTGACCCCGCCGAGCAGCACCAGCGCGACGTTCTCCCCCTCCCGGTCGAGGTAGTCGAGCACGTCGGCGGTGCGCAGGTTCTCCTCGCCCGGGCGGGCACGCAGCCGTACCACCACCTGGTCCGGGTCGAGCCCGTGGAAGCGCGCCTGGCTCTGCACGGCGTAGCTGTCCGAGGGGAACGCGGTGTCCTCGATGACGATCCGGTTCCGGGCGCCGGACGGGCGGTAGAACGAGACCATCAGCAGGTGCAGGTTGACCGTGAGGGTGTTCATCACCACGGTCTCCGCCGGGAGGGCGCCGACCAGTCGCGCGGCCGGCTCGGTGAGCAGACCGACGTACGGGGTCCAGGGGCGGGCGCCCTCGAAATGGCCCTCGATCGCCAGCCGGGCCCAGGTGTCCAACTCCTCAAGCAGTTCCGCCCGGGTGGCCCGGGGCTGGAGACCGAGGGAGTTGCCGACCAGGTAGGCGGCCTCGGCGTACCGTCCGCCCTCGGCGGGCGGAATCAGGAACAGGTCGCGCTGGCCGGGGTCGGCGGCGTCGAGACGGTGGGCTTCTTCTTCGGAGAAGGGCATCTTCGCTTCCACTTTCGGTGTCGTTCCGGTTCCGGTCCCCACGGGTCGCCGCCTCACATCGAGGTACGGGCCGACCAGAGCTCGGGAAAGACCGTACGGGCCATGCTCCGTTGCAACCAGGCCACGCCGCCCGAGCCACCGGTGCCCGGCTTCGCGCCCATGGTCCGTTGGGTCGCCTTCAGGTGCTGGTAACGCCAGTCGCCGAACTGCTCGGAGATCTCGGAGAGCGCCTCGCCGAGTGGACGCAGCTGGTTGTCCGGGCCGGTGTCGGAGTAGATCTCGACCCAGCAGCGCTCCACCTCGGGGCTCGGCTCGGCCGGCTCGGTGAGGTCCCGGTCGAGCAGCGTCGTGGGGATGTCGAAGCCACGGCGGGCGAGCAGCCGGAACACCTCGTCCCAGAGGCTCGGCGCGTGCAGGGCGTCGAGCAGGGCGTCGTACACGGCTGGTTGCCGGCGGAACGGACGGATCAGCGAGGGGGTCTTCAGCCCGAGCAGGAACTCGAGCTGGCGGTACATGGCCGACTGGAAGCCGGAACCCTCGCCGAGCAGGTCGCGGAACTTGTTGAAGTCGGCCGGGGTCATCCAGCGCAGACCCCGCCAGGCCGCGTTCAGCCCTTCCAGGTGCAGTGCGGCGCGGCGCAGCGGACCGAGCGCTGCCCAGACGTCGTCCTCACCGAGCCGCTGACGCGCCTGCCGCAGTTCGAAGCAGGTGAGCCCG
The Micromonospora pisi DNA segment above includes these coding regions:
- the kynU gene encoding kynureninase, whose amino-acid sequence is MPFSEEEAHRLDAADPGQRDLFLIPPAEGGRYAEAAYLVGNSLGLQPRATRAELLEELDTWARLAIEGHFEGARPWTPYVGLLTEPAARLVGALPAETVVMNTLTVNLHLLMVSFYRPSGARNRIVIEDTAFPSDSYAVQSQARFHGLDPDQVVVRLRARPGEENLRTADVLDYLDREGENVALVLLGGVNYLTGELMDIPAITRAGRAAGAVVGWDLAHAAGNVPLRLHDWDVDFAAWCTYKYLNAGPGAIGAAFVHERHLGDHGLPRFEGWWGNEPATRFEMTPQIRPPATADAWQVSNPPILAMGPVRTSLELFDKIGMTALRERSVRLTAYAERVLDEVVATRPMTLLTPRDPQRRGAQLSLRIGQGSAAELARRLRFEHGVLTDSREPDVIRAAPVPLYSTYHDCWRLADALAHTVDG
- a CDS encoding tryptophan 2,3-dioxygenase — protein: MEHGQHGSVIAATGGRDPVGATGRNGAGIRPVTADERTARAEANQGEPTLEFADRTPYDAYVHASTLHTLQQTLSKDPGEMSFLMVSQIMELYFGLTCFELRQARQRLGEDDVWAALGPLRRAALHLEGLNAAWRGLRWMTPADFNKFRDLLGEGSGFQSAMYRQLEFLLGLKTPSLIRPFRRQPAVYDALLDALHAPSLWDEVFRLLARRGFDIPTTLLDRDLTEPAEPSPEVERCWVEIYSDTGPDNQLRPLGEALSEISEQFGDWRYQHLKATQRTMGAKPGTGGSGGVAWLQRSMARTVFPELWSARTSM